In Paraglaciecola sp. T6c, the sequence TCCAGCTGGCTTGGGCGTCAAATAATGTTTTGTTACTCATCATTAGCTACCCATTAATAATACGGATTTAAGTGCAACAACAATTACTACTGCGATAGTAATTTGTAAAAAGAAGAAAACTACCAATAATTCTAAAAGTGCAATGTATCTCTTTCTTAATGCAGCTAATACAACAAAATATACATTATAAAACTTACTGCCATTAAGTTTATTCGCCCTACGATAATATCTATTTACCCACTCATTTTTGCCTGGGTAAAGCGTATTCAGTAACAAACTACAATTACAATATACAGCCACAATGAATGAAAGCAGCAATGTATAAAACAAAACGGTTGGCATTGTGTTACTTAGATCTATTTTGGAAAAATCAAGTTGACGCCCAGTGATAATAACAAACGAAAAAAGTAAAGTCTGAGGTGTCAAATTTCTAAGAAAATCTAGATAGGCTCTTTTACCTTGCCTTACAATCCTAAAACTGTTTTTTGAACTTCCCAATGTATCCTCCTTGACGACTAACGCCGAATTTTCTGGTGGTAACATTACCACCTAAAATGATGTCCAAGATCATTAAACCATTACAATACAACTTCAACTTCAACTTCAACTTCAACGCAGAGTAAACCGGAAATTTAAAGTGTCGCTGCTTTTCAAGCTAAGTTTTAAATTGTCAGAGTTGCACCGATTGGTAAGGATTTATTTCACCAAAAACTGCTTCAAAAGCCTAGTGGACAACGAATAGGACTCACCAGTAAAACGGTTTTTGAATCGAGGAGAATCGCTATCTCCTATTTGAGCAAAAAAGTGATTGCGATCACATGCACAATATTGGTAAACGATCTCCTCTGCCTCAGGGCCGACGATTTGAGATACTTCATTACGTTGGTTAGCAGATACCAAGTTTTCAGCAAAACCGGCTGTTCCATAGGCGGCACGATATAAGCCAGCATCTTTCAAAGCCTCAGACGCCGCCATTCATCTGAGAGTTTTCGAGTGCCTTGCAAATGTTCAATCAAAGATCCATCTAGATGTTCGAAATCACCGGCACCTAGCTCGGATAACCTCCTAAATTTATCGTCCAACCTAAAACCTCCTAGGGTACTTAGTAAAATTAATATCTAGGATATTTTCCACTATTCCCGTATTTCGTTTTCTGCATACACCGTACCTTGTAGTACAGATTAAAATTTCGAATTTCATCTTTAAGAAGCATAGCGAATACCTTGGCGACAAAGTCGCTGCTTTTGATTTTATACCGACTCAAGTTTCCCGAGCATCGCGGGCTCACTCTGGTTCGATTGCATGGATGCAATCTAAGTGAAAGCCGTGTCGGGAACACGTTTTCACGACCAGAGTTAGGCAAGACGCGCAGGAATTGAAACTTGCTGGAGGGCGGCCTTTACAAAATACGTCCTGTATTTTGCCTTTCAGGCCTTACTTCGTAAGTTCAAAATGGTTCCCGACCAATTTGTCTTGGTTACTTCTTATTGCTTTTGATTTATACGCGACTCAAACTTTCCCGCTCAAAGTGACGGATTGTCAGATGGCCAGACAGGGATGTCTGGACAAGGCGTGTTGCTTTACAGGGATGTTTCCTCACGCCGTTCTGACATTAAAGCCGTTACTTTTGGCGGTTAAGAAAGTTTGTTGGAGCAAAAGACTTTTTGGTTATTTTGTCGTCTTTTGAAAAAGTGACTGGCTGACCATGGATGGTCTGTCATATCCAGCATGGATGCTGGTGCACGAA encodes:
- a CDS encoding DUF6817 domain-containing protein, with translation MAASEALKDAGLYRAAYGTAGFAENLVSANQRNEVSQIVGPEAEEIVYQYCACDRNHFFAQIGDSDSPRFKNRFTGESYSLSTRLLKQFLVK